The Malus domestica chromosome 08, GDT2T_hap1 genomic interval tgtcattggtaatactaggtttgaatttgccatgttagacttaggtgcatccataaatgtcatgccatattcgatttatgcatctatgaacctaggagagttgaaaaatgatggtgtgattatacaattagctgatagatctaatgcctatccaaagggagttttggaagatgttttagtgcaggttaatcatttgatctttccgacggatttctacgtgcttgagaTGGACGAGtcagaccatgccccttcattgcccatcctccttggaaggccattcatgaaaactgctcgtacaaagattgatgtgtttaatggcACTTTgatgatggaatttgatggggaagtcattaatttcaatctttctgattctatgaaGTATCCTAGTGAGAATCAttcatgtttttctattgatgtaattgactctttggcgcaggatcattttgacaaattgaacgacgatgcacttgaattggtcattgcacaaggaatggacaagCAAAACGTTGAAGCAGCAACCATTGGAACCCACGGTATGCATGGAAACTCctttgccgtgccccctagtgatgaggtcattgagatggtggctgcccttgaatcattgccatCACAAACTggtaagtttttggacccaattttaaGTTCAGTTTCGGCTAATAAGATGTTTCCctcagttgtgcagccacctacacttgaacttaagccattgccTAGTCACTTGAAGTACGTTTACTTGGGCAAGGAtgagacgttgcccgtcatcatctccACTTCACTCACGGCACAATAAGAAGGTAAGTTAGTGAGGGTGTTAAAGGAGTACAAAACAGCAATTGGGTGGACGttggccgatatcaagggaattagccctactacttgcatgcatcgcatacttttggaggaggggtctaaaacatctcgagaggctcaacgccgactcaaccctcctatgatggaagttgtgaagaaagaagtcatcaagcttttagattgtggagttatctatccaatctcggatagtaggtgggtttcgcccgttcaatgcgttctgaagaaatccggagtgacggtggtagcaAATGCCGAGAATGAACTTGTGCCTACCCACATTCAAACTGGTTGGAGGGTGTGTatcgactataggaagctaaacgccactacaaggaaggatcacttcccattgccgttcattgatcaaatgcttgagaggttagccggttatgctttctattgttttcttgatggttattctggttataatcaaattgtcatagtacccaaggaccaagaaaaaaccacttttacatgcccttttggtacatttgcttatcgtcgcatgccttttggtttatgtaatgcacctgccacatttcaaagatgcatgatgagcatattttctgattatgttgagaaaataattgaagtttttatggataattttagcgtttttggtgattcttttgatggttgcttgcataatctaagtttgatcttaaaacgatgcattgaaactaaccttgttcttaattgggaaaaatgtcatttcatggttaaacaaggcatagttttaggtcatattatctctgaaaacggtattgaagttgataagtcaAAGATAGATCTTGtgcgtcacttaccctctcctacttcggttagagaggttcgttcttttcttggccatgcaggtttctatcgtAGGTTCATCAAAGACTTCTCAAAGGTTgcccaacctctttgccgactcctacaaaaagatgtggcgtttgacttcaaTGAGGaatgcacggcatcattcaaccaactcaaggagttgttgaccacagcaccaatcattgtcccaccggattggagcctacctttcgagcttatgtgtgatgcgtccgattaGGTTCAGGAGCTGTTTTGGGCCAAAGGAAAGACAAGAGGCTGCATGTCATctactacgcctcacggacgttgaatgatgcccaattgaactattccactacggaaaaagatcttattgccgttgtttttgctttagataagtttaaatcatatctaattggtactaaagtaattgttttcactgaccatgcagctttgaagtacttgctcactaaaaaggaagccaagccacggctaattcgttggatgttgttacttcaagagttcgatattgagattcgtgacaagaagggaagtgaaaacgtggtggctgaccacctaagccgaatggtgcataatgaggagtccttGCCCATTGCCGAGACATTtcccgatgaacaattgttgtccataaaggtaagtgagccttggtatgccgatttggtcaattttttggtgtcaaaatgaattcctagcactttcactaggcaccaacgtgataagttaaagcatgatgcacggttttatgtgtgggatgatccatatttatggaaattttgcccagATCAGATTGTACGTTGATGTGTGCATAATTCTGAATTTCATTCTATTCTAAGTTTTTGTCAtgcatatgcatgtggtgggcactttggcacacaaagaacagcCCTCAAGgtattacaatgtggattctattggcctagcATCTTTAAgtatgctagaactttttgcttaacctgtgataaatgccaaagaatgGGTAACATAGGTGCTAGGGATCAAATGTCGCAGGTTTCTTtccttaatgttgaaattttttatgtttggggtattgattttatgggtccctttctgTCCTCatatggtttcatgtatattttgcttgccgTTGATTATATGTCGAAGTGGGTAGAAGCTAAAGCCACCcagactaatgattctaaagtggttgcagattttattagaactaacatatttgcaaggtttggcatgccagtGTGATCATTAGCGATAGAGGGTCTCACTTTTGCAACCGGACCATTAAGGCGTTATCgaggaaatacaatgtcaaccataaggtttctacaccttaccatccttaaacaaatggccaagccgaggtttccaaccgtgagatcaaacaaattctagagaagaccgttgggcctacaaggaaggattggagcttacggttagatgatgcactttgggcatatcatACGGCGTATAAGACACCCATTGGAATGTCGCCATTTAGGCTCATCTAtggcaagccgtgccatctccccgttgaattggagcacaaagctcactgggccatcaagaagttcaaCATGGACCTAGATGCAGCGGGAAGTCATAGGAAATtccaattaaatgaacttgaTGAGCTAAGGCATGAGGCGTACGAGAATCTAACATTTACAAGGATAAGACTAAagcattccatgataagatgattcGAGTCAAAACATTCTCCATTGGGCAGacagtgctattgttcaattcccgtttacgtttgtttctcggtaagttacgttctaagtggattggactatttgttattactaatgtttttgttcatggtgcagtccaaatccaaagcttgaaaacgggacatgaattcaaggtgaaAGGGCGTTGATTGAAGCCCTACTATGacaactttgtggagcatgccgTGGATGACATCCccctgcatgccgtgggctctAATGAGGAATGAATGAGTTCTTCGTCcagctgcaagacgttaaagcaagcgcttcttgggaggcaacccatgtattcaacaaaggaagaccacgaaagcactccaattccagatttacgttcctaaacccttctctttgttgattgttttgtttctgccatgtttagtgTGTTAGTTTCTGTTTGTTTGTtggtttgttatttgtgttagtttatacttgaaacattgaggacaatgtttgatttaagtgtgggggggtaaccaaagtgttttaaTGCAAATTCGTAAGGTTTTATCACCCATAACTtccaatgttgttccttgctgtttttaggtgttttttagaccgttttgatgcattttagtgtgttttacataaaaatccgaaaatcccaggaaaaatttgaaaaaattgttttgaaaaacccaaaaagaattgttttttatttgtttttgtgtgtttgtttgtgtcttaaggtaccttccaacacaatgatgaggattcggtttttaattgcatgactgttaaagagagttataaacatggatggaagtt includes:
- the LOC139198071 gene encoding uncharacterized protein — protein: MAPKSSNLSNKGKNVSNSIPTNAFPLNVPFPSRFKQTKKDEAEKDILETFRKVQVNIPLLDAIKQVPRYAKFLKKLCTTRKRILTKEVVKGVLEDVLVQVNHLIFPTDFYVLEMDESDHAPSLPILLGRPFMKTARTKIDVFNGTLMMEFDGEVINFNLSDSMKYPSENHSCFSIDVIDSLAQDHFDKLNDDALELVIAQGMDKQNVEAATIGTHGMHGNSFAVPPSDEVIEMVAALESLPSQTGKFLDPILSSVSANKMFPSVVQPPTLELKPLPSHLKYVYLGKDETLPVIISTSLTAQ